A genomic stretch from Oncorhynchus gorbuscha isolate QuinsamMale2020 ecotype Even-year linkage group LG20, OgorEven_v1.0, whole genome shotgun sequence includes:
- the LOC124006812 gene encoding LOW QUALITY PROTEIN: period circadian protein homolog 1-like (The sequence of the model RefSeq protein was modified relative to this genomic sequence to represent the inferred CDS: deleted 1 base in 1 codon) — translation MSDENAYTTSVNDTSGVGVEENVVGLKAGCQSPESGLSQTGSSGSSNGKRTRSGGKSSSNSDDTDAHSSGNDSAEREVEGHMGRETSTCSSSHNGKDSAMETTESKSANSHSSSPPNSSMVYSLLSGSSEQDHPSTSGCSSDQPARLQTQRELLKALKELKIRMPADHGAKGRSSTLASLQYALNCVKQVRANQEYYHQWSVEESHGCSLDLSAFTTEELDNITSEYTLQNTDTFSVGVSFLSGKLVYISPQASPMLRTKPNRLQGTLFSELLAPQDVSTFYSSTAPCRLPPWASCTGSMTSPVDCTQEKSMFCRISIGRDSEGEVRYYPFRMTPYQLTLRDSDMSQPQPCCLLIAEKVHSGYEAPRIPADKRIFNTSHTPGCLFQEVDERAVPLLGYLPQDLVGTPVLMYLHPDDRPVMVAIHKKILQSAGQPFEHSPLRMCARNGEYLTIDTSWSSFVNPWSRKVAFIVGRHKVRTSPLNEDVFTPSMEVEVRAMSPEIPRLSEQIHRVLVQPVHSGVSQGYCSSHGSQPHRPSPGSSGSSSPSTKGIIQMTIQRPQQMTFQQMCKDVHMVKTNGQQVFIESRNRPPLRKHASAGDLVTPENLNKDLGPIGALGPTKTLASVQSRKDPSANYSYQQINCLDSIVRYLESCNVPNTVKRKCGSSSCTTSSTSDDDKQRESAGILDQISVSLQISKGHRVRKGLKGGPQMSPLALHCKAESVVSLTSQCSFSSTIVHVGDKKPPESDIIMMMEETPPTTTPPAINNAITTAVTPPSLNLSQPSTPSPAQPERDSRRSAGCSGSLGLTKEVLSAHTQQEEQVFLSRFRDLGQLRMLDPGSPLRGHTTTPKGVHASKDYPAGGNGRRRGRGAKKPKHQQEGSQHGGRPKTGSGMNRSSRREGQGHQGPMFPMGQPLMRQGPLTSSSSWPTSVASLPPAVSQYPPGVLPFFPLYPNVQQQLLAHTGVNPNAMQMGYPSPQPGFQYPLHANQISMPMAPPMMVVLPNYMFPQLNGGVPQLNQLNTAMPQYNTAMPHLNPSIPGMAQLNQALPQFNQAIPLPQLNPVLAQFNPSVTQMNGMPLAQHNPSQVNPALQVNPALSMIPQDFHNPNQTLPFPNPIPVPGLPCFALPRIDPTFVPRGNSRSSTPQSTCQSPLEGTNSPLFQSRCSSPLNLLQLEELPGNRQEGMSTGAQQTPPPPGSSSQVGGQGSVNRNSNMKGDAKEYDNADVDNQDAMSTSSDLLDLLLQEDACSGTGSAASGSGSSGSGSSGSGSSGSNGCSTSGSDTRSSNTSKYFGSVDSSENDHKQAAGGAEEAQLMKYVLQNPIWLLMANTDDKVMMTYQMPTRDRETVLRQDRMVLRAVQKRQPHFTEEQKRELIQVHPWMGTGRLPQAINNPTCTGCGSPPATSAPRTFDVELQDMDLTGVLQLQEEATAHTETHVTTATDTFISPPQAPQTETKGGEAERQGEQEGNCKDTRVKELEVTSSSVTEKGDSVAVNAN, via the exons ATGAGTGATGAGAATGCATATACCACTTCTGTAAATGACACTAGTGGAGTAGGTGTAGAAGAAAATGTGGTGGGACTGAAGGCGGGCTGCCAGTCCCCTGAGTCTGGACTGAgtcagactggcagctctggtaGCTCCAATGGAAAGAGAACTCGGTCTGGGGGCAAGTCCTCCTCAAACTCCGATGACACCGATGCCCACTCGAGTGGGAACGACTCAGCCGAAAGAGAGGTGGAAGGTCACATGGGACGTGAGACATCAACCTGCAGCAGCTCCCATAACGGGAAGGACTCTGCCATGGAGACAACAGAGAGCAAGAG CGCCAACTCCCACAGCTCTTCCCCTCCCAACAGCTCTATGGTCTACAGCCTGCTGAGTGGCAGCTCGGAGCAGGACCACCCGTCCACCAGTGGATGCAGCAGTGACCAGCCAGCCCGGCTGCAGACCCAGAGAGAGCTGCTCAAGGCTCTGAAGGAGCTAAAGATCCGCATGCCTGCAGACCACGGGGCGAAAGGCCGCTCCAGCACCCTGGCCTCCCTGCAGTATGCTCTCAACTGTGTCAAACAAGTCCGAG CGAATCAGGAGTATTATCACCAGTGGAGTGTGGAAGAGAGCCACGGTTGCAGCCTGGACCTCTCTGCCTTCACCACAGAGGAACTGGACAACATTACTTCTGAATACACACTCCAGAACACG GACACGTTCTCAGTGGGAGTGTCCTTCCTCTCTGGGAAGTTGGTGTACATCTCCCCCCAGGCCTCTCCCATGCTGCGCACTAAGCCTAATCGACTCCAGGGGACACTCTTCTCTGAGCTGTTGGCCCCCCAGGACGTCAGCACTTTCTACAGCAGCACTGCTCCCTGCCGCCTGCCCCCCTGGGCCTCCTGTACTGGTTCCA TGACCTCCCCTGTGGACTGCACCCAGGAGAAATCCATGTTCTGCCGTATCAGTATTGGGAGGGACAGTGAGGGGGAAGTGCGGTACTACCCCTTCCGTATGACCCCCTACCAGCTAACCCTACGGGACTCCGACATGTCCCAGCCACAGCCCTGCTGCCTGCTCATCGCTGAGAAGGTGCACTCAGGATACGAAGCTCCCCGCATCCCAGCGGACAAGAGGATTTTTAACACTAGCCACACCCCCGGCTGTCTCTTTCAGGAAGTGGATGAAAGAGCTGTGCcgttgctaggctacctgccccaggACCTGGTTGGGACTCCTGTCCTCATGTACCTCCACCCTGATGACAGGCCTGTCATGGTGGCCATACACAAGAAGA TTCTCCAGTCAGCGGGGCAGCCCTTTGAACACTCGCCCCTGCGTATGTGTGCCCGGAACGGGGAGTATCTCACCATAGATACCAGCTGGTCCTCCTTCGTCAACCCCTGGAGCCGCAAAGTGGCCTTCATCGTGGGTCGACACAAAGTCAGAAC GAGTCCCCTGAACGAAGATGTGTTTACCCCTAGTATGGAGGTGGAGGTGCGGGCCATGTCTCCAGAGATCCCCAGGCTCAGTGAGCAAATCCACCGTGTGCTGGTGCAGCCTGTCCACAGTGGTGTCTCCCAGGGCTACTGCAGCTCCCATGGATCCCAGCCACACAGGCCCAGCCCGGGCTCCTCAGGCAGCAGCAGCCCCTCCACTAAGGGGATCATCCAGATGACTATCCAGAGACCA CAGCAGATGACATTCCAGCAGATGTGTAAGGACGTCCACATGGTGAAGACCAATGGTCAGCAGGTCTTCATCGAGTCCCGCAACCGCCCACCGCTCCGCAAACACGCCAGCGCTG GAGACCTCGTGACGCCAGAGAATTTAAACAAAGACTTGGGACCTATTGGCGCTCTGGGGCCAACTAAAACCCTGGCCTCCGTGCAGTCAAGGAAAGATCCGTCAGCCAACTACTCCTACCAGCAGATCAACTGTCTGGACAGCATCGTACGCTACCTGGAGAGCTGTAACGTCcccaacacagtaaagaggaaaTGTGGCTCCTCCTCCTGCACCACATCATCAACGTCAGACGATGACAAGCAGAGGGA GTCTGCAGGTATTTTGGACCAAATATCTGTTTCCCTACAGATCTCGAAGGGTCACAGGGTAAGGAAGGGTCTAAAGGGGGGGCCTCAGATGAGTCCTCTGGCGCTGCACTGCAAGGCTGAAAGTGTGGTCTCGCTCACGTCCCAATGCAGCTTCAGCAGCACCATCGTCCATGTAGGGGACAAGAAGCCCCCAGAGTCAG ATATTATCATGATGATGGAGGagacaccccccaccaccacccccccagCCATTAACAACGCCATCACCACGGCAGTGACCCCCCCGTCCCTCAACCTTTCCCAGCCCAGC ACTCCCAGCCCTGCCCAGCCTGAGAGGGATAGCCGCAGGTCGGCTGGATGCTCAGGCAGCCTGGGTCTGACCAAGGAGGTGCTGTCTGCCCACACCCAGCAGGAGGAACAGGTGTTCCTGAGCCGGTTCAGAGACCTGGGACAGCTCCGCATGCTGGACCCCGGTTCTCCTCTGAGAGGACACACGACCACACCCAAAG gagtgcACGCCTCGAAGGACTACCCAGCAGGTGGTAACGGACGGAGGAGGGGCCGGGGGGCCAAGAAGCCGAAGCACCAGCAGGAGGGCTCCCAGCACGGGGGCCGTCCCAAGACAGGCTCAGGGATGAACAGAAGTTCCAGAAGGGAAGGGCAGGGGCACCAAGGCCCCATGTTCCCCATGGGTCAACCCCTAATGAGACAGGGACCTCTGACCTCGTCCTCTTCCTGGCCCACCTCTGTGGCCAGCCTCCCTCCTGCCGTTTCCCAGTACCCTCCAGGAGTCCTGcccttcttccccctctaccCCAACGTGCAACAACAACTCCTGGCCCACACCGGGGTGAACCCCAATGCCATGCAGATGGGTTACCCCAGCCCCCAGCCAGGCTTCCAGTACCCCCTGCATGCCAATCAGATTTCCATGCCAATGGCTCCCCCGATGATGGTTGTTCTGCCCAACTACATGTTCCCTCAACTCAATGGAGGTGTACCACAGCTCAACCAGCTCAATACAGCCATGCCTCAGTATAACACAGCCATGCCTCACCTTAACCCCAGTATCCCTGGTATGGCACAACTTAACCAGGCACTACCACAGTTCAACCAGGCTATCCCACTACCACAACTCAATCCTGTCTTGGCTCAATTCAATCCTTCTGTGACGCAGATGAATGGCATGCCTCTAGCTCAACACAACCCTTCACAGGTCAATCCTGCATTACAGGTCAATCCTGCTTTGTCGATGATCCCACAAGATTTTCACAATCCCAACCAAACATTACCTTTCCCAAATCCCATTCCGGTGCCCGGGCTTCCTTGCTTTGCCTTACCCAGGATTGATCCCACTTTTGTCCCACGTGGCAACTCCCGCTCCAGCACCCCTCAGTCCACATGCCAATCCCCCCTGGAGGGGACCAACTCGCCCCTCTTCCAGTCACGATGCTCCTCCCCCCTCAACTTGCTGCAGCTGGAGGAGTTGCCAGGCAACAGGCAGGAGGGCATGTCAACAGGGGCGCAGCAGACCCCACCCCCACCTGGCTCGTCGTCTCAGGTCGGAGGTCAAGGCTCTGTTAACCGCAACAGCAACATGAAGGGTGATGCCAAAGAGTACGATAAT GCTGATGTTGATAACCAGGACGCCATGTCCACCTCCAGTGACCTGCTGGACCTTCTGCTGCAAGAGGACGCCTGCTCAGGCACTGGCTCGGCTGCCTCTGGCTCCGGGTCCTCTGGCTCCGGGTCCTCTGGCTCCGGGTCTTCTGGCTCTAATGGATGCAGCACCTCAGGGAGTGACACAA GAAGCAGCAACACCAGCAAGTACTTTGGCAGCGTTGACTCATCGGAGAACGACCATAAGCAGGCAGCAGGAGGGGCTGAAGAGGCCCAGCTCATGAAGTATGTCCTTCAGAACCCTATCTGGCTCCTCATGGCCAACACGGATGACAAGGTTATGATGACGTACCAAATGCCCACCAG ggacagggagactgtTCTAAGGCAAGATCGTATGGTACTGAGGGCGGTGCAGAAACGGCAGCCGCACTTCACTGAGGAGCAGAAGAGAGAGCTGATCCAGGTCCACCCCTGGATGGGCACCGGACGCCTGCCACAGGCCATCAACAACCCT
- the LOC124007509 gene encoding vesicle-associated membrane protein 2-like, whose product MSAPAAAGAPVDGAAPPPNLTSNRRLQQTQAQVDEVVDIMRVNVDKVLERDQKLSELDDRADALQAGASQFETSAAKLKNKYWWKNAKMMIILGLICAIVLIVLIVYFST is encoded by the exons GTCTGCCCCAGCTGCTGCCGGCGCCCCCGTTGATGGAGCGGCGCCCCCTCCCAACCTCACCAGCAACCGCCGCCTGCAACAGACACAGGCTCAGGTGGATGAG GTGGTGGATATCATGCGTGTAAACGTGGATAAGGTTCTGGAGCGTGATCAGAAGCTGTCAGAGCTGGATGATCGGGCCGATGCTCTGCAGGCTGGAGCCTCACAGTTCGAGACCAGCGCTGCAAAACTCAAGAACAAGTATTGGTGGAAGAATGCCAAG ATGATGATTATCCTGGGGCTGATATGTGCGATTGTCCTCATTGTCCTCATCG TCTACTTCAGCACCTAA